One segment of Podospora pseudopauciseta strain CBS 411.78 chromosome 5 map unlocalized CBS411.78m_5.2, whole genome shotgun sequence DNA contains the following:
- a CDS encoding uncharacterized protein (antiSMASH:Cluster_5; EggNog:ENOG503P4EE), with product MSALPLNSVEDSLFPRLGKVLWGWEFCNDLESEKECNSRSCPHRRIGQLQRFCQFYKALILNYVDSCSPENRLFKTHQDLHHAILQLKANPDLTRAELCDFIANQGAHREPRRSNLLNASSLVVNVLTMIDCSALYQSPDRLETGTYRLHWKDDVPFSKYIQDLFPTTSHPILSFNESLSSIEMKSELRAVKLQKRLRMRFRDTHDIQDHLKWDRNQNTLEIYHHTAFLKEQLRLTKSDGDFSLPSNSIRVGALPRQLVLEILDSLQSIIFPLSEPKSKRLLRSLTEQYSLDPDIQHLEVSAIRKTGEESIEYVFLADRLAELHNELQTPRPRGWLGRRLERKSGAKYMLMATLCGVVFAVLLGMASLVVTCYQTWIAYQAWQHPVSSSGP from the exons ATGTCTGCACTACCACTGAATTCTGTCGAAGATTCACTCTTCCCAAGGCTGGGAAAAGTCCTTTGGGGCTGGGAATTTTGCAATGATCTTGAGTCTGAGAAAGAGTGCAATTCAAGGAGCTGTCCTCATCGACGAATTGGCCAACTTCAACGATTTTGCCAGTTTTACAAAGCACTGATCTTGAACTATGTCGACAGCTGCTCTCCCGAAAACAGGCTATTCAAGACACACCAGGATCTTCACCATGCGATTCTCCAATTAAAGGCAAACCCGGATCTCACCCGAGCAGAGCTTTGTGACTTCATCGCCAATCAAGGGGCCCACAGAGAACCAAGGCGAAGTAATCTGCTCAATGCCAGCAGTCTTGTGGTCAATGTCCTCACCATGATAGATTGCTCAGCGCTCTATCAGTCACCGGACCGTCTAGAGACGGGGACATACAGGCTCCATTGGAAGGATGACGTTCCATTTAGCAAATACATACAGGACCTATTTCCCACCACGAGCCATCCGATTCTCAGCTTCAACGAAAGCCTTTCTTCCATCGAGATGAAGTCAGAACTTCGTGCCGTCAAACTCCAAAAACGACTACGAATGCGGTTTCGGGATACCCACGATATTCAGGACCACTTGAAATGGGATCGAAACCAGAATACACTCGAAATTTATCACCATACCGCGTTCCTCAAAGAACAGCTTCGGCTGACGAAAAGTGATGGAGACTTTTCCCTTCCATCTAACTCTATCAGAGT TGGAGCTCTCCCGCGTCAACTGGTTCTCGAGATTCTAGATTCCCTCCAAAGCATCATCTTTCCGTTGAGCGAGCCAAAGTCAAAAAGGCTTCTCCGGTCTCTGACAGAACAATACTCTCTTGATCCTGATATCCAGCACCTGGAGGTCAGCGCCATACGCAAGACAGGCGAGGAGAGCATCGAATACGTATTTCTGGCCGACAGGCTGGCCGAGCTGCACAATGAGCTGCAGACTCCCAGGCCACggggctggctgggcagGCGACTGGAACGGAAGAGCGGGGCGAAGTACATGCTGATGGCTACCCTCTGCGGTGTTGTTTTTGCTGTGCTGCTTGGTATGGCATCGTTGGTGGTCACCTGTTACCAGACATGGATTGCGTACCAGGCTTGGCAGCATCCTGTTTCTTCCTCGGGTCCTTGA